The following coding sequences lie in one Arachis hypogaea cultivar Tifrunner chromosome 4, arahy.Tifrunner.gnm2.J5K5, whole genome shotgun sequence genomic window:
- the LOC112797563 gene encoding inositol diphosphatase DSP3: MGLIVEVDTVDEDAAVLVPPPNFSMVEDCIFRSSFPTPSNFPFLQTLNLRSVIYLCPEPYPEENLEFLRSQNIRLFQFGIEGKTDVSLPILRDSIMEALKVLIDVRNHPVLIHCKRGKHRTGCLVGCLRKLQNWCLSSVFEEYQRFAGAKSRNGDLTFIDRFDIVSLRQCLYSIIYQYQGYGSKKRRLLYTDENLQKPRLASF; this comes from the exons ATGGGATTGATAGTTGAGGTTGATACCGTAGACGAGGACGCCGCTGTTTTGGTCCCGCCGCCGAATTTCTCAATGGTGGAGGACTGCATTTTCCGATCCAGTTTCCCCACTCCTTCCAATTTCCCTTTTCTCCAAACCCTAAACCTTCGATCCGTCAT ATACTTGTGTCCAGAGCCCTATCCGGAAGAAAATCTGGAGTTTCTTCGATCGCAGAACATTCGGCTCTTTCAATTTGGAATCGAGGGGAAGACG GATGTTTCTTTACCTATTCTCAGGGATTCTATTATGGAGGCCCTGAAAGTTTTAATTG ATGTGAGAAATCACCCAGTTTTGATTCATTGCAAACGAGGCAAG CATAGAACAGGTTGCCTTGTTGGCTGCTTGAGAAAATTGCAGAATTGGTGCCTATCTTCTGTGTTTGAGGAGTACCAACGATTTGCGGGTGCGAAATCGAGGAACGGGGATTTAACCTTTATAGATAGGTTTGACATTGTAAGCCTGAGGCAGTGCCTTTACAGTATCATCTACCAGTATCAAGGATATGGTTCGAAGAAGCGGCGATTGCTGTATACAGACGAGAACTTGCAGAAGCCCCGACTGGCATCGTTTTAG
- the LOC112797565 gene encoding protein METHYLENE BLUE SENSITIVITY 1, giving the protein MTGKAKPKKHTAKEIAAKVDAATTNRGGGKAGLADRSGIEKGGHAKFECPLCKATAPDMKSMQIHHDAKHPKLPFEEGKIVNLHATHVGDSSKPKPGVRGSLKK; this is encoded by the coding sequence ATGACAGGGAAAGCGAAGCCAAAGAAGCACACGGCGAAAGAGATCGCCGCGAAGGTCGACGCCGCCACCACCAACCGCGGCGGAGGAAAGGCGGGTTTGGCGGACCGGTCGGGGATAGAAAAGGGAGGTCACGCGAAGTTTGAGTGCCCGCTCTGCAAAGCGACGGCACCGGACATGAAATCGATGCAGATCCACCACGATGCGAAGCACCCTAAGCTTCCGTTCGAGGAGGGGAAGATCGTTAATCTCCACGCCACCCACGTCGGTGATTCCTCTAAGCCTAAACCCGGCGTTCGCGGAagcctaaagaaataa
- the LOC112797564 gene encoding WRKY transcription factor SUSIBA2 translates to MEDDNHRNNIDNKNMNTTTTNNNNNNVSSNNCSDSKNMDSDSKGGIFPAFPVKRSIAERRGFNSNAARINTARFRTNTITTSPLASPSPASCSASPCITIPPGISPTALLDSPIMLPNSQAMPSPTTGSFHWLSSLPLDQGNLNDAPDSSLKFKNNATLADPNPLPPYSASLNQVSSNWHMVKGGNTDCQSIVPVLPPIDFSFPEEFSKGQNAKSIESRSFNDVKMVNCSLVNVNKVEMMQISHSDEAGDESTLPKNVTLGGDIGRQPVMEKDQKETLLATGVVRTSEDGYNWRKYGQKQVKGSEYPRSYYKCTQPNCQVKKKVERSHDGQITEIIYKGTHNHSKPHLGRRASGLSTDEMSDMGEAGENYAKLEGSGWKNVQPGAKDTKHGLDWKADGLERTSSTSVVTELSDPMSTNKGKPLCAFEAEDTPEHSSTLASNDGDEDGTTQALAPAEDDAEDDESDSKRRKKENYLVESTLPSRAVREPRVVVQIETEIDILDDGYRWRKYGQKVVKGNPNPRSYYKCTSAGCPVRKHVERASHNTKYVITTYEGKHNHEVPTARTNNHVSSNDGGLPPSGPNGQSALALPGSAVIPKSENHQTLTSHFDRKPEFGSDFLRPSLVGAFSNNLKFGSSPMCQMKYPSLSSTMPYSSFVLNPDRCTAPQAGSIPSVYPDFPMPLPLNLPSSGTFSLAGLNFNCAKPMNPVQPFLSGQQVKDIDTGFLRPKQEQKDDAIYGTCLPPVDHGNSSSAAPSSIYQQVMQNFPS, encoded by the exons atggaaGATGACAACCACCGTAACAACATAGATAATAAGAACATGAACACAaccaccaccaacaacaacaacaacaacgttAGTAGTAACAATTGTAGTGATTCAAAAAACATGGATTCTGATTCAAAAGGTGGAATCTTTCCGGCTTTTCCAGTTAAGAGAAGCATAGCGGAGAGAAGGGGTTTCAATTCCAATGCAGCAAGGATCAACACAGCTAGGTTCAGAACAAACACAATCACAACAAGCCCTTTAGCTTCTCCATCTCCGGCTTCTTGTTCTGCATCACCATGCATCACTATACCTCCTGGCATTAGTCCCACTGCATTGCTTGATTCTCCCATCATGCTCCCCAATTCTCAG gctATGCCTTCTCCAACTACTGGCTCATTTCATTGGCTAAGTTCTTTACCACTTGATCAAGGGAATCTCAATGATGCTCCTGATTCTTCCCTCAAGTTTAAGAACAATGCCACCCTTGCCGATCCTAATCCTTTGCCTCCTTACTCTGCGTCTCTGAATCAG GTTTCTAGTAATTGGCACATGGTAAAGGGAGGAAATACAGACTGTCAATCAATTGTTCCAGTTCTGCCGCCGATAGATTTTTCGTTCCCGGAAGAATTTTCAAAAGGACAAAACGCAAAAAGTATTGAGTCCCGTTCATTCAATGATGTGAAAATGGTAAATTGTTCACTTGTTAATGTTAATAAAGTTGAGATGATGCAAATATCACATTCCGATGAAGCTGGTGATGAAAGCACTCTGCCGAAAAATGTTACTCTTGGTGGGGATATCGGACGGCAACCTGTTATGGAGAAAGACCAGAAAGAGACCTTGCTTGCAACCGGAGTGGTAAGGACCTCGGAGGATGGTTATAATTGGAGAAAGTATGGTCAGAAACAAGTAAAAGGTAGCGAGTATCCTAGGAGTTATTATAAATGTACTCAACCTAATTGTCAGGTCAAGAAGAAGGTGGAAAGATCCCATGATGGCCAAATAACAGAAATTATTTATAAGGGTACTCATAACCATTCAAAACCACACCTTGGTCGTCGAGCGTCAGGGCTTTCCACTGATGAGATGTCAGACATGGGTGAAGCTGGTGAAAACTATGCTAAACTTGAAGGTTCAGGTTGGAAAAATGTTCAACCGGGAGCAAAAGACACAAAGCACGGTTTGGATTGGAAGGCTGACGGTCTGGAAAGAACATCCTCAACTTCTGTCGTGACTGAACTTTCGGATCCTATGTCGACTAACAAAGGTAAACCTTTGTGTGCCTTTGAAGCGGAAGACACTCCCGAACATTCTTCCACACTTGCCAGTAATGATGGTGATGAAGATGGAACCACTCAAGCACTAGCACCAGCTGAGGATGATGCTGAAGATGATGAATCAGATTCCAAAAGAAG GAAAAAAGAGAACTACTTGGTTGAATCAACTTTGCCTTCTAGGGCTGTTCGTGAGCCAAGAGTGGTGGTCCAAATTGAGACTGAGATTGACATACTCGATGATGGTTATCGATGGCGCAAGTATGGACAAAAGGTTGTCAAAGGAAACCCAAACCCAAG GAGCTACTATAAATGCACAAGTGCCGGATGTCCCGTGAGGAAACACGTCGAAAGGGCTTCGCACAATACGAAATATGTAATCACTACATATGAGGGCAAACATAATCATGAAGTTCCGACGGCCAGAACCAACAATCACGTAAGCTCGAATGATGGTGGTTTACCTCCCAGTGGTCCTAATGGCCAATCAGCTCTTGCATTACCTGGCAGTGCTGTTATCCCGAAGTCTGAAAATCATCAAACTCTTACGTCTCATTTTGATCGAAAACCTGAATTCGGCAGCGACTTTCTTCGGCCGAGTTTGGTCGGagcattcagcaacaatttgaagTTCGGTTCTTCCCCCATGTGCCAGATGAAGTATCCTTCCTTGAGTAGCACCATGCCTTACAGTTCGTTTGTACTGAATCCCGATCGCTGCACTGCCCCACAAGCTGGATCTATTCCCTCAGTGTATCCCGACTTTCCAATGCCGCTTCCCTTGAATCTTCCCTCATCCGGAACCTTCTCTCTTGCTGGACTAAACTTCAACTGTGCAAAGCCAATGAATCCAGTGCAGCCTTTCCTTTCAGGGCAACAAGTGAAGGATATTGATACTGGGTTCTTGAGGCCTAAACAGGAACAGAAGGATGATGCAATATATGGAACATGCTTACCTCCAGTTGATCATGGAAATTCTTCATCAGCAGCACCATCATCCATTTACCAGCAAGTCATGCAAAATTTCCCTTCATAA